A window of the Amycolatopsis solani genome harbors these coding sequences:
- a CDS encoding D-arabinono-1,4-lactone oxidase: MTRWTNWAGTASASPRHVHQPRSAAEIAAAVGDVAAAGRTVRPWGSGHSFTAIAVADSDALDLRYWTGVEQADLDTGLVTVRSGTTIKQLNAALDALGLAMTNLGDIDAQTIAGAISTGTHGTGAKLGGIATQIAALELVLADGSVVTCSADEKPDLFAAARVGLGALGVITTVTLKCEPAFVLRAQERPEPLEQVLEGFHDFADENEHFEFYWFPYGKNALVKRNNRCETAEPLSKVREFVDYRIMENVAFGGLCRTGRLMPRLVRPLNNFASNMLSAREYSDTSHRVFVTARNVRFTETEYAVPRESVLDVLAELRAVVPKLKDPVMFPVEVRVAAADDIWLSTAQGRDSAYIAIHQFVGMPYREYFSAFEKIAGAVGGRPHWGKMHDLDAGVLRSRYPHFDDFLRVRKETDPNGVFTNTYLDRVLGPA; the protein is encoded by the coding sequence GCGCAGCGCCGCCGAGATAGCGGCGGCCGTCGGAGACGTCGCCGCGGCCGGCCGGACCGTGCGGCCCTGGGGCAGCGGGCACTCCTTCACCGCGATCGCCGTCGCCGACTCCGACGCCCTCGACCTGCGGTACTGGACCGGCGTCGAACAGGCCGACCTCGACACCGGCCTCGTCACCGTTCGCTCCGGCACCACGATCAAGCAGCTCAACGCCGCCCTCGACGCGCTCGGGCTGGCCATGACCAACCTCGGTGACATCGACGCGCAGACCATCGCCGGCGCGATTTCCACCGGCACCCACGGGACCGGCGCGAAGCTCGGCGGCATCGCCACCCAGATCGCCGCGCTGGAGCTCGTGCTCGCGGACGGCTCGGTCGTCACCTGTTCGGCGGACGAGAAACCCGACCTCTTCGCGGCCGCTCGCGTCGGCCTCGGCGCGCTCGGCGTCATCACCACCGTCACGCTCAAGTGCGAGCCGGCGTTCGTGCTGCGCGCGCAGGAGCGGCCGGAGCCGCTGGAGCAGGTGCTCGAAGGCTTCCACGACTTCGCCGACGAGAACGAGCACTTCGAGTTCTACTGGTTCCCCTACGGCAAGAACGCGCTGGTCAAGCGCAACAACCGATGCGAGACCGCCGAGCCGCTGAGCAAGGTTCGCGAGTTCGTCGACTACCGGATCATGGAAAACGTCGCCTTCGGCGGACTCTGCCGGACCGGACGGCTGATGCCGCGGCTCGTGCGCCCGCTGAACAACTTCGCGTCGAACATGCTCTCCGCGCGCGAGTACAGCGACACCTCCCACCGGGTCTTCGTCACCGCGCGCAACGTCCGCTTCACCGAAACGGAATACGCTGTTCCACGTGAATCAGTGCTGGACGTACTCGCCGAACTACGGGCGGTAGTGCCGAAGCTGAAGGACCCGGTGATGTTCCCGGTCGAGGTGCGCGTCGCCGCGGCCGACGACATCTGGCTGTCGACCGCGCAGGGCCGCGACTCCGCCTACATCGCCATCCACCAGTTCGTCGGCATGCCGTACCGCGAGTACTTCAGCGCGTTCGAGAAGATCGCCGGCGCGGTCGGCGGCCGCCCCCACTGGGGCAAGATGCACGACCTCGACGCCGGCGTCCTCCGCTCGCGCTACCCGCACTTCGACGACTTCCTGCGCGTGCGCAAGGAAACCGATCCGAACGGCGTCTTCACGAACACCTACCTGGACCGGGTGCTCGGCCCGGCCTAG